The proteins below are encoded in one region of Festucalex cinctus isolate MCC-2025b chromosome 2, RoL_Fcin_1.0, whole genome shotgun sequence:
- the ccnq gene encoding cyclin-Q — protein MEPGPSSRSPGAGDQPVVAAAGSSSVEAGEGDVTLDIKTHFRVCRFIMEAGVKLGMRSVPVATACVLYHNFFRYVSLSVYEPYLVAMSCMYLAGKVEEQHVRTRDIINVSHRYFNSGSPPLECDKEFWDLRDSVVQCELLILRQLNFQVSFEHPHKYLLHYLTSVKSLVNRHAWSRCPVAETSWALLRDCYHGRLCIRHTPQHIAIATLYLALNSYGVELPVGEKLWWQVLCDGVTKTDIDAVISDLLQLYDMEAKCI, from the exons ATGGAACCGGGTCCGTCGTCTCGCTCTCCTGGCGCCGGGGATCAACCTGTGGTTGCAGCTGCCGGGAGCTCTTCTGTCGAGGCTGGAGAGGGGGACGTTACTCTGGACATCAAAACACACTTTCGCGTGTGTCGCTTCATAATGGAAGCAG GAGTGAAGTTGGGCATGCGCTCGGTGCCTGTTGCTACAGCGTGTGTGCTGTACCACAACTTCTTCCGATATGTCAGCCTGAGTGTGTATGAACCTTACCTGGTGGCCATGAGCTGCATGTACCTGGCAGGCAAGGTGGAGGAGCAGCACGTCAGGACCCGTGACATCATCAACGTAAGCCACAG GTACTTCAACAGTGGCAGCCCCCCTTTGGAATGTGACAAGGAGTTCTGGGACCTGAGGGACAGTGTGGTGCAGTGTGAGCTCCTCATCCTCCGACAGCTCAACTTCCAAGTCTCCTTTGAACACCCGCACAAG TATCTCCTCCACTATTTGACGTCTGTGAAGTCACTTGTGAACCGCCACGCTTGGTCTCGATGCCCTGTTGCCGAGACTTCCTGGGCATTGCTCCGAGACTGCTACCATGGCCGCCTGTGTATCCGCCACACGCCCCAACACATCGCCATAGCGACGCTGTATTTGGCTCTCAACAGCTACGGAGTGGAGCTGCCTGTTGGGGAGAAATTGTGGTGGCAG gtACTTTGCGACGGTGTGACCAAAACGGACATCGATGCCGTCATCTCGGACCTTCTCCAACTGTACGACATGGAGGCCAAGTGCATCTGA
- the LOC144013307 gene encoding alpha-1,3-mannosyl-glycoprotein 4-beta-N-acetylglucosaminyltransferase C-like isoform X3 — MRRHSKKKHAALLLLLLAGGFYLLRHSHPIGTESVSLNLTWKAERMVSMESWVEQGDYLPLNVTYRLLAGAPSAQARFLCIGLSSVQRRKGSYLMPTLVSLFSQSSSEERSSTVVVVLLADFDARWRTTTVTDIKSEFSSELERGHLLVIHVPQECYPPTAGLKQNYNDSPDRVSFRSKQNLDYAFLVHYSSALGRYYLQLEDDVSSAKNFHSSIKKSVEEQEAKKTTWATLEFSALGYIGKLYKSAHLPLLARFLFLFYQEMPCDWLMSHFRLLLTQKEPIRVKPSLFQHVGTFSSFRGTYNKLKDEDFEEGVYSNPPAEVFSDMSTYKKHFPKLAWDAGNGFFWGRSPEKGNHWTAVFSEPRVVTGITVETGSDGKDILGSARVELGHGAVAGPPERKTCQGFRVLGSLKDGRFAMREVDKTYASASSCLRLQVTAGQNDWVVIRKIRIATKPM, encoded by the exons ATGCGACGTCATTCGAAGAAGAAACACGCAGCGTTGCTGTTGCTGCTCCTCGCCGGCGGCTTCTACTTGCTTCGTCATTCGCATCCGATCGGCACC GAGTCGGTGTCGCTGAACTTAACGTGGAAGGCGGAAAGGATGGTCAGTATGGAGTCGTGGGTGGAACAGGGAGACTACCTGCCTCTCAACGTCACCTATCGGCTGCTTGCAGGTGCGCCGTCCGCTCAAGCCA GGTTTCTCTGTATCGGCTTGTCATCGGTGCAGAGGAGGAAGGGCAGCTACCTGATGCCCACGTTGGTGTCCCTCTTCTCCCAGTCGTCCTCTGAAGAGCGCTCTTCCACGGTGGTGGTTGTGCTGCTCGCGGATTTTGATGCCCGCTGGCGGACGACCACCGTGACCGACATCAAATCGGAGTTCTCCTCCGAGTTGGAGCGAGGTCACCTGTTGGTCATTCACGTTCCGCAGGAATGCTATCCGCCGACTGCAG GTTTGAAGCAGAACTACAACGATTCGCCCGACCGGGTATCGTTCCGCTCCAAGCAGAACCTGGATTACGCCTTCCTGGTGCACTACAGCTCGGCCCTCGGCAGGTACTACCTCCAACTGGAGGACGACGTCTCCTCGGCAAAGAACTTCCACTCTTCCATCAAGAAGTCGGTCGAGGAGCAGGAAGCCAAGAAGACGACGTGGGCGACGCTTGAGTTCTCCGCCCTCGGCTACATCGGGAAACTCTACAAGTCGGCTCACCTTCCCCTGCTGGCccgcttcctcttcctcttctatcAAGAAATGCCGTGCGACTGGTTGATGTCTCACTTCCGACTGCTGCTGACTCAGAAGGAGCCAATCCGCGTCAAGCCGTCGTTATTCCAGCACGTGGGAACCTTCTCCTCCTTCCGAGGGACTTACAACAAACTCAAAGACGAGGACTTCGAGGAGGGCGTCTACTCCAACCCCCCGGCGGAGGTTTTCTCCGACATGTCCACCTACAAGAAACACTTCCCCAAACTGGCCTGGGATGCCGGGAACGGATTCTTCTGGGGTCGCTCGCCGGAGAAAGGCAACCATTGGACGGCGGTTTTCTCGGAGCCGAGAGTGGTGACGGGAATAACCGTGGAGACCGGCTCGGACGGGAAAGATATCCTGGGCTCGGCGCGGGTGGAGCTCGGACACGGCGCGGTCGCCGGCCCGCCAGAACGGAAAACCTGCCAGGGTTTCCGCGTGTTGGGATCGCTCAAAGATGGCCGCTTCGCGATGCGGGAGGTGGACAAGACGTACGCTTCCGCCTCGTCGTGTTTGAGGCTCCAAGTCACGGCCGGGCAGAACGACTGGGTTGTCATTCGCAAAATCCGAATCGCGACGAAGCCCATGTGA
- the cfap126 gene encoding protein Flattop: MSSSFTANQYDDAFRPQRLQNWCLAKQTNKAPTTLTGHTKFIADNKGYLLPGIVKKGSAWPDFKGTWDLPARIPAQRINPTSRSVEGLERLRAWGLDPEYTANSGPLGGSKSTRASRETSKQNSVSTSRPASAADSSRSRPISADRTSGNQERDTRADEASSVTLPATDRQNDGRAMSSRPPSERATSALRPMTGEGERSRPNPGSVSILCPESI; the protein is encoded by the exons ATGTCGTCCAGTTTCACAGCAAACCAG TACGACGATGCCTTCAGGCCTCAGAGGCTGCAGAACTGGTGTCTGGCGAAGCAAACCAACAAG GCACCCACAACACTGACTGGCCACACCAAGTTTATTGCAGATAACAAAGGATATCTGCTCCCTGGAATAGTAAAG AAAGGCAGCGCTTGGCCTGACTTTAAAGGGACATGGGATCTACCTGCTCGGATACCAGCGCAGAGAATCAACCCCACCAGTCGCTCTGTGGAGGGTCTTGAGCGGCTCAGGGCTTGGGGCTTGGATCCTGAATACACAGCCAACTCTGGGCCACTAGGAGGCAGCAAAAGCACTCGTGCTTCACGGGAGACGAGCAAGCAG AACAGCGTCTCAACCTCCCGGCCCGCATCCGCAGCTGACTCGTCTCGGAGCCGTCCCATTTCCGCAGACCGCACGAGTGGCAACCAGGAACGGGACACGCGCGCGGATGAGGCGTCGTCTGTCACTCTGCCCGCCACGGACAGACAAAACGACGGCCGCGCCATGTCGAGCAGGCCGCCGAGTGAGAGAGCAACGTCAGCTTTGCGGCCCATGACGGGAGAAGGCGAGCGCTCGAGGCCGAATCCTGGTTCGGTGTCAATCCTTTGCCCCGAGTCAATATAA
- the LOC144013307 gene encoding alpha-1,3-mannosyl-glycoprotein 4-beta-N-acetylglucosaminyltransferase C-like isoform X2 — protein MFSRLLCSNAPDWMIRIIADELKYESAVLKTGGLESLSGCVPRGIQFDTYDFRMFPPLSHLHAAVQRTDGAQVQMQTHLIASNFRQVYTTGNEMRRHSKKKHAALLLLLLAGGFYLLRHSHPIGTESVSLNLTWKAERMVSMESWVEQGDYLPLNVTYRLLAGFLCIGLSSVQRRKGSYLMPTLVSLFSQSSSEERSSTVVVVLLADFDARWRTTTVTDIKSEFSSELERGHLLVIHVPQECYPPTAGLKQNYNDSPDRVSFRSKQNLDYAFLVHYSSALGRYYLQLEDDVSSAKNFHSSIKKSVEEQEAKKTTWATLEFSALGYIGKLYKSAHLPLLARFLFLFYQEMPCDWLMSHFRLLLTQKEPIRVKPSLFQHVGTFSSFRGTYNKLKDEDFEEGVYSNPPAEVFSDMSTYKKHFPKLAWDAGNGFFWGRSPEKGNHWTAVFSEPRVVTGITVETGSDGKDILGSARVELGHGAVAGPPERKTCQGFRVLGSLKDGRFAMREVDKTYASASSCLRLQVTAGQNDWVVIRKIRIATKPM, from the exons atgttttctaggcttctctgctccaacgcacctgattggatgatcaggataattgctgatgagcttaaatatgaatcagctgtgttgaaaacgGGAGGCCTCGAAAGCCTGTCGGGTTGCGTCCCTCGAGGGattcagtttgacacctatgac ttcaggatgttccCGCCTCTTTCCCATTTACATGCTGCGGTTCAGAGAACGGATGGAGCCCAAGTCCAAATGCAAACGCACCTCATTGCCAGTAACTTCAG GCAAGTCTACACGACAGGAAATGAAATGCGACGTCATTCGAAGAAGAAACACGCAGCGTTGCTGTTGCTGCTCCTCGCCGGCGGCTTCTACTTGCTTCGTCATTCGCATCCGATCGGCACC GAGTCGGTGTCGCTGAACTTAACGTGGAAGGCGGAAAGGATGGTCAGTATGGAGTCGTGGGTGGAACAGGGAGACTACCTGCCTCTCAACGTCACCTATCGGCTGCTTGCAG GGTTTCTCTGTATCGGCTTGTCATCGGTGCAGAGGAGGAAGGGCAGCTACCTGATGCCCACGTTGGTGTCCCTCTTCTCCCAGTCGTCCTCTGAAGAGCGCTCTTCCACGGTGGTGGTTGTGCTGCTCGCGGATTTTGATGCCCGCTGGCGGACGACCACCGTGACCGACATCAAATCGGAGTTCTCCTCCGAGTTGGAGCGAGGTCACCTGTTGGTCATTCACGTTCCGCAGGAATGCTATCCGCCGACTGCAG GTTTGAAGCAGAACTACAACGATTCGCCCGACCGGGTATCGTTCCGCTCCAAGCAGAACCTGGATTACGCCTTCCTGGTGCACTACAGCTCGGCCCTCGGCAGGTACTACCTCCAACTGGAGGACGACGTCTCCTCGGCAAAGAACTTCCACTCTTCCATCAAGAAGTCGGTCGAGGAGCAGGAAGCCAAGAAGACGACGTGGGCGACGCTTGAGTTCTCCGCCCTCGGCTACATCGGGAAACTCTACAAGTCGGCTCACCTTCCCCTGCTGGCccgcttcctcttcctcttctatcAAGAAATGCCGTGCGACTGGTTGATGTCTCACTTCCGACTGCTGCTGACTCAGAAGGAGCCAATCCGCGTCAAGCCGTCGTTATTCCAGCACGTGGGAACCTTCTCCTCCTTCCGAGGGACTTACAACAAACTCAAAGACGAGGACTTCGAGGAGGGCGTCTACTCCAACCCCCCGGCGGAGGTTTTCTCCGACATGTCCACCTACAAGAAACACTTCCCCAAACTGGCCTGGGATGCCGGGAACGGATTCTTCTGGGGTCGCTCGCCGGAGAAAGGCAACCATTGGACGGCGGTTTTCTCGGAGCCGAGAGTGGTGACGGGAATAACCGTGGAGACCGGCTCGGACGGGAAAGATATCCTGGGCTCGGCGCGGGTGGAGCTCGGACACGGCGCGGTCGCCGGCCCGCCAGAACGGAAAACCTGCCAGGGTTTCCGCGTGTTGGGATCGCTCAAAGATGGCCGCTTCGCGATGCGGGAGGTGGACAAGACGTACGCTTCCGCCTCGTCGTGTTTGAGGCTCCAAGTCACGGCCGGGCAGAACGACTGGGTTGTCATTCGCAAAATCCGAATCGCGACGAAGCCCATGTGA
- the LOC144013307 gene encoding alpha-1,3-mannosyl-glycoprotein 4-beta-N-acetylglucosaminyltransferase C-like isoform X1 yields the protein MFSRLLCSNAPDWMIRIIADELKYESAVLKTGGLESLSGCVPRGIQFDTYDFRMFPPLSHLHAAVQRTDGAQVQMQTHLIASNFRQVYTTGNEMRRHSKKKHAALLLLLLAGGFYLLRHSHPIGTESVSLNLTWKAERMVSMESWVEQGDYLPLNVTYRLLAGAPSAQARFLCIGLSSVQRRKGSYLMPTLVSLFSQSSSEERSSTVVVVLLADFDARWRTTTVTDIKSEFSSELERGHLLVIHVPQECYPPTAGLKQNYNDSPDRVSFRSKQNLDYAFLVHYSSALGRYYLQLEDDVSSAKNFHSSIKKSVEEQEAKKTTWATLEFSALGYIGKLYKSAHLPLLARFLFLFYQEMPCDWLMSHFRLLLTQKEPIRVKPSLFQHVGTFSSFRGTYNKLKDEDFEEGVYSNPPAEVFSDMSTYKKHFPKLAWDAGNGFFWGRSPEKGNHWTAVFSEPRVVTGITVETGSDGKDILGSARVELGHGAVAGPPERKTCQGFRVLGSLKDGRFAMREVDKTYASASSCLRLQVTAGQNDWVVIRKIRIATKPM from the exons atgttttctaggcttctctgctccaacgcacctgattggatgatcaggataattgctgatgagcttaaatatgaatcagctgtgttgaaaacgGGAGGCCTCGAAAGCCTGTCGGGTTGCGTCCCTCGAGGGattcagtttgacacctatgac ttcaggatgttccCGCCTCTTTCCCATTTACATGCTGCGGTTCAGAGAACGGATGGAGCCCAAGTCCAAATGCAAACGCACCTCATTGCCAGTAACTTCAG GCAAGTCTACACGACAGGAAATGAAATGCGACGTCATTCGAAGAAGAAACACGCAGCGTTGCTGTTGCTGCTCCTCGCCGGCGGCTTCTACTTGCTTCGTCATTCGCATCCGATCGGCACC GAGTCGGTGTCGCTGAACTTAACGTGGAAGGCGGAAAGGATGGTCAGTATGGAGTCGTGGGTGGAACAGGGAGACTACCTGCCTCTCAACGTCACCTATCGGCTGCTTGCAGGTGCGCCGTCCGCTCAAGCCA GGTTTCTCTGTATCGGCTTGTCATCGGTGCAGAGGAGGAAGGGCAGCTACCTGATGCCCACGTTGGTGTCCCTCTTCTCCCAGTCGTCCTCTGAAGAGCGCTCTTCCACGGTGGTGGTTGTGCTGCTCGCGGATTTTGATGCCCGCTGGCGGACGACCACCGTGACCGACATCAAATCGGAGTTCTCCTCCGAGTTGGAGCGAGGTCACCTGTTGGTCATTCACGTTCCGCAGGAATGCTATCCGCCGACTGCAG GTTTGAAGCAGAACTACAACGATTCGCCCGACCGGGTATCGTTCCGCTCCAAGCAGAACCTGGATTACGCCTTCCTGGTGCACTACAGCTCGGCCCTCGGCAGGTACTACCTCCAACTGGAGGACGACGTCTCCTCGGCAAAGAACTTCCACTCTTCCATCAAGAAGTCGGTCGAGGAGCAGGAAGCCAAGAAGACGACGTGGGCGACGCTTGAGTTCTCCGCCCTCGGCTACATCGGGAAACTCTACAAGTCGGCTCACCTTCCCCTGCTGGCccgcttcctcttcctcttctatcAAGAAATGCCGTGCGACTGGTTGATGTCTCACTTCCGACTGCTGCTGACTCAGAAGGAGCCAATCCGCGTCAAGCCGTCGTTATTCCAGCACGTGGGAACCTTCTCCTCCTTCCGAGGGACTTACAACAAACTCAAAGACGAGGACTTCGAGGAGGGCGTCTACTCCAACCCCCCGGCGGAGGTTTTCTCCGACATGTCCACCTACAAGAAACACTTCCCCAAACTGGCCTGGGATGCCGGGAACGGATTCTTCTGGGGTCGCTCGCCGGAGAAAGGCAACCATTGGACGGCGGTTTTCTCGGAGCCGAGAGTGGTGACGGGAATAACCGTGGAGACCGGCTCGGACGGGAAAGATATCCTGGGCTCGGCGCGGGTGGAGCTCGGACACGGCGCGGTCGCCGGCCCGCCAGAACGGAAAACCTGCCAGGGTTTCCGCGTGTTGGGATCGCTCAAAGATGGCCGCTTCGCGATGCGGGAGGTGGACAAGACGTACGCTTCCGCCTCGTCGTGTTTGAGGCTCCAAGTCACGGCCGGGCAGAACGACTGGGTTGTCATTCGCAAAATCCGAATCGCGACGAAGCCCATGTGA